In Chryseobacterium sp. C-71, the genomic window TGTTTCTCTTTTATATATTGAAATTTTATTCTCATGCATTCTGTAAAGCATTAGAGGAATATCTACATTAATCAATCTACCATAATGTGATAATTTTAACCAAAGATCTAGATCTTCAGCAGCATCAATATGCTCATCATAATCTCCTACTTGATTTAGTAATTTTTTATTGATTAAAACTGAAGGATGATTAAACATTGTAGCTCCGGTTATTCCTCTTCTGATAATGTTTTTATGAGAAAGTGGCAAAGAAATATTTGCAATAATATTCCCCTCAGAATCAATATGTTTATATTGAGTTCCAATTGCAGCAACATTACTGTTTATATATTCTAATTGTTTTTCAAATCTGTTTGGTAAGGCAACATCATCACCGTCTATTCTAGCAATCCAATTGTATTGACATTGCGTGATGCCAAAATTAAGAGACTTAGTAAGACCATGATTTAATCTTTTGATATGTTTTATTCTAGGGTCTCTAAACGCATCAATAATCTCCCCTGTATTGTCTGTAGAACCATCATTGATAATAATAAATTCAAAATAAGGATAGGTTTGATTTAGAATACTTTCAATAGTCTCCGCAATGTATTTCCCATCATTGTAAGTACAAAGGAGTACAGAAATCCATGTTTTTTGTTCAGTGATAGACATATTTATAGCTTTATCCAATTTTTTGGAAAAATATTTAATTTTTGAT contains:
- a CDS encoding glycosyltransferase, with product MDKAINMSITEQKTWISVLLCTYNDGKYIAETIESILNQTYPYFEFIIINDGSTDNTGEIIDAFRDPRIKHIKRLNHGLTKSLNFGITQCQYNWIARIDGDDVALPNRFEKQLEYINSNVAAIGTQYKHIDSEGNIIANISLPLSHKNIIRRGITGATMFNHPSVLINKKLLNQVGDYDEHIDAAEDLDLWLKLSHYGRLINVDIPLMLYRMHENKISIYKRETQYTNAQVAILKFRSKIHKNLTDFEYSRIRKKLEKSSFFHIGKILNSKSNTAKGFELKFINLAFRINQILINIFIKKITNE